The window CCGGTGGCTTTGAGGTTGGTCTGTTCCTGGCGCTCTGTCCGGGCTTCCAGCAGTTTTTTGGCGACATCGCGGGCGATCTCGAGGGTCTCCGTGACGGTACGCCCCTGGGCTACCAGCCCCGGAATATCCTCTGAGGTCGCCAGATAAACACCTTCCGGCTGATATTCGATGTGTAGATTGACAATCTGTTCCATAATATGCATCCCGCGCTCAAACATTCACCCCGGCCGGTGCCGGACCCGCCAGGACTCATTCTGTCACTATTGGCTCGACGGTCTCGGATCTATAAAGCAACTATAAGCGCTGCGTTAAAATAAGACAAACTGCACAGAAGCCATGTCCGGCGCGGGTTCAGCAATCCCTCACCAGCCGCAGGCCGGATAGCTTGCCCCAAAATGTATTTTTACCGTCAGCAAGCTGGGTGACAGATTTCTGTCAGGCCAGCGGCTGACCAATTCCGGCGGCTTTCAGTGACGCTTCGTCCACGCCGCGATCCCGGCAACAGGACACCAGCTCGCCGTTGACCGCGACGGCCGGCACGGAACGCACGCCCAGGGATTGGGCCCGCGCCGCAGTGTCACTGTCGTTCATATCCAGCACGCTGATCTCGCAGGATGAGCAGGCCAGTTGATTGACCAGATTGATGGTGTCCCGGCATAC of the Thiohalophilus sp. genome contains:
- a CDS encoding thioredoxin family protein, giving the protein MSEKRHIEIFSAGCPVCRDTINLVNQLACSSCEISVLDMNDSDTAARAQSLGVRSVPAVAVNGELVSCCRDRGVDEASLKAAGIGQPLA
- a CDS encoding type II toxin-antitoxin system HicB family antitoxin; the protein is MEQIVNLHIEYQPEGVYLATSEDIPGLVAQGRTVTETLEIARDVAKKLLEARTERQEQTNLKATG